The nucleotide window CTTGTCTTCTCAAGAGCTTCCTGTGGAGTAAGAACCTTACTCGTAACCCCTGGGCGGCTCTCGTTTACGCAGTCAAATTCCCGGACGCAGAAATTACACTGGATGTTACATGAAGGAGCCACAGCCAGGTGAATTCTCCCGTACTTATGCTGGGCTTTCCTATCGTAGCAGGGGTGTTCGGCAATTTTTCTCAGGAGCCCTTCTTCAAATTCAGGGCTGTTTATATCATTTATAGGATTGTCTTCTGGCAAATATGTTCTCCTCCGTTCAGAGTTTAGAAGTACAGCAGAACCTCAGTGCAGGGGGATTTCAGGATGTCTAACCAATCTATTGATACACCCCTTGATATATATTGTGAATTTATCTGGAATCCGGAGAATTTATAGAAGCTCCTCCGAGTTCCTACAATTTTAAATTTGAATAGTATTAAAATCTCTTTAATTATATAAAAGTTCAGCGCGATATAGTAAGCTTTAAATGAATTTATTTATGTTCGGTATATTATCTCTTAAAAATCCTGAATAAAATGAAATTAATTATTAAATGTTGTCAGACAAACATTGTCAAACACTAAATGTTGTCAGACAAACATTGTCAAACTTGATTATTCCGAAAAATTATCCATTTCGCACCATTTTCCTTCCCCTTCCCAGACCTTTACCTGTAGCGGAAAACCAAATCTTTCGAGGAGTCGGGAGTGAATGTGCTGGCATAGGTGCTCGGAACTTGGAAATTCGAGGATTTCATTTAACAGAGTATGATCATATTCTTCAAGGGTTTCTTTAATTCCCTTTTTCAGGTCATAAAAATCGATAACCATTCCACTTTCCCTGACCTCCCCTTCTACAAGGACCTCAATTTTATATGTATGACCGTGTACTCTTCCGCATTTTCCGTGTCCAGGAAGGTAATGGGCACTATCAATATAGTCAATGACTCCCAATCTCATTTTTGTCATCTGGTATACTCCGTTTTCAATAAATGTTTTTTTCAATAATTTATTCATATTTCAATGTGTTTTTGTTCGCTCTAGTTCCGATTATAAACAACCCCACATCCTGTGGGTCTGAGGGATAACTCGTGTGTCTATAATCTCAAGCAGGCTTTTCTGAAGTTGCATAATATTCTGTACGGATGCCTGTATAGATCCAGAAGGTCTCAGATTCGTTACGTCACGTCCAATAGGGGTTTCAGGCTGAAGTATCACACAGGATACGTAGGGAACTATAGCTTCTACAGCTGAAGTTACAACTTCTAATTCCGTACTGTTATCTACAACAATCTTGCAAAAGCAATCTCTTGAATGGTTTTTTCTCAGAAGCCTGAAGCACTCTACTGTATTTTCCATATGGGTTTCCCGGGCTTCAGACCCTATATCCCGGAGTGATGCCGGAAGTTTGAAATCTCCGGACACATAAGTAACCTTTTCAGTAAGCTTTCTGGCCTGCTCAGGCAAAGTCATATTGGATTCAAGATAAAGTGGCAAGGCCAGATTCAACGTTTCTATGAAATCTGCATGCATGAGAGGTTCTCCCCCTGTCAGGGAGACTGAATGTAGCTTATTGAAAGGATGCAGCATAACTTCCAGCTGGCCGACACTTACAGGGTTTTTGATCTTCTCAAAACTTCCACTCCCTTCCACCTGCTCATAATCACAGGTTCCGGGGTTTGCAAAGTCAGTATCACAGTAATTGCAATTGAGATTGCAGCCGGAAAAGCGGACAAAAGCCTGCCTTACTCCAACATATGGGCCCTCACCCTGCACAGAACAGAAGACCTCCCTTATAGGAGCAGAAATAAAGTCAGAAGTCGTCATTATATAATCCCCAGAGGCCTGGACTTTCTCAGATCCTTTTCTATATCCTCAAATTCACGGACATAGGCTTTTCCTACTGCCTGCATAAAGTTTGCAACCTGTTTGTCTTCTCCGATCCCTGCATCTTTCAGATTTCCGTACACATTGTGAGATACATTAATACCGAAGTGGATTTTTTGTGAAACCGCAGAGGTACTGGCAATAGAGACTGTCAGTTTCTTACCATTCAGGAAAAGGTCATCTCCTTCCCGGGTTGTGTGCACTCCGAAATCTGAAAGGTACTCTCTTACAAGAGCTGTGAAAAAACGTTGCCGTGCATATATAAGTTTCAGGTCTGTAGAGTCAAAATGTTCGATAATGAAACTTACCATATCTTCAGACCAGATCGATTCATTTGCCCTTCGGTCTTCCAGGTCGATCATGTGTTCAATTTTTACGTCGCAGGCCCCTCTGAAAACTACAACCGAATCTTCCTGAACTCCAAAACTATTGTAGGCCCAGAGAGAAGAAATCTGGCTCCCATCATAATCAAATTTCTCAGGTAAAACAATGCATTTCATAGAACTATCTCTGCAAGTTTTTCTGCAAGTTTTTCTGCAGGCTTCTTCTTAATTCTTTCTTAATGTACTTTGTTGGCTGACATCTGTCTAATATTACTGATTATTACTGATTATTACTGATTACTACTGATTACTACTGATTATTACTAATTCCAGGTGTTTCTTTTCGGCTCAAATTCCAAGTCTCTCCAGAAGAGGATCTTTTACACCTGTATTTTTAAACGCACGTGCCCTGCGCACGCAGCTTTCGCATTCCCCGCAGGGGATATCTCCTCCATGATAGCAGCTCCAGCTATACTCAAGCGGAGCTTTTGCTTCCAGAGCTCTTCTGACGATTTCGGTTTTTCCAAGTTCAATTAGAGGAGCGAATATCTTTACCCCGTTCTGGGTGGAGTAGGAAAAAGCCCTGTCCATTGCCTGTACGTATGCAAGGGAATTGTCAGGGAAAGTGCCTGCCTCTTCTCCGTTAAAGCCCACTACGATGTAATCACATTTCCTGCTTTCGGCAAAGCTCCCTGAGATATTGAGCATTACTCCGTTTCTGTTAGGTACCCAGACAGCTTTTGCTGAAGCGTCTGTAATTTCTGAAGGAGCCGTTTCACCAATGTCCTCAAACGATAAAGCTGGGACTTCAACATCCCTGTTAACGAGAGAAGTAGATGTTATTTCTGAAAGCCAGTCCAGTTTTATAACCCTGTGCTCAATTTCGAAGTATTCACATACCTTTCGTGAGTACTCAATTTCTCTCTCTCTGGCTCTCTGCCCATAATCAAAGGTAATAGCCATCTCAATGCCAAAATCTTCCGCTGCGATTGCGAGCGCCGCAACTGAATCAAGCCCGCTGCTCAGGAGGGTTATAGCTTTCATTTTCACTCACTAATTAACTTTATTTTAACTCAAGAGTCTAAATATCTGATTAAACCACTTTTTAAACTCAACAGGAAATTTAACTAATTATTTTAGACTTAACAGGAAATTTAACTAATTATTTTAAACTCAATAGGAACTAAAATCATCTTTTAAACTTAAGAGGCAATTTCTTGAACTTGTAATTGCAAAATTATCCAGGTTCATTGAATCAGGAGTATAAAGACGTATTCTTCCAGGACTCTCTAGATACTCTTCAGGGATTATTTCAATAATACCAGCAACTCGTATTTAAAAGTAGCTGTCCTCTTAATGAGATTTAGGGCTCAACCTATGGATTTGTACTGATTTAGACTCATTCCGTGCTAGTGTGAAGGTGTTCTGAGTGCAGGTGTAAAAGCAGTTTCCGTTAAAGTTTAATCTTAAGTTCTCTCAACTTCGATAAAGAATCTTATTATAAATCCTATTTTAAAATTTAAACCCTTGAATAAGACTCTAAAAACCTGTTTTACCAAATTATTTTTAGCAAACAGCACTATATATTGAATAAGGAAAGTTAATCGAAGAGGTGGGAATACTTGATTGGAATTATTTCGGACTCACACGATAACATAAACGCTATCCAGAAAGCGGTAGAGTTGTTCAATGGAAAAAATGTAAAAGCCGTGCTGCACGCTGGAGATCTCGTTTCTCCGTTTACTGCTAGAGCCTTTAGGGAACTGGAGTCAAAATTTTATTTTGTGTTCGGAAATAACGATGGCGATAAAGTAACACTTACTAAGCGGTTTGAAGAAATTGGAGCTACTTCCTGCGGGGATTTTGGAGATCTGACAATTGACGGACTGCATATTGCCCTTCTCCATGGGACAAATGAGACTCTTGTCAAAGCGCTTGCCAAATCAGGTGAGTTTGATGTGGTAGTCCGAGGTCATACCCATGAACCAGGTGTCAAAATCATTGAAGGAGTTCCTGTAATAAATCCAGGAGAAGCCTCAGGCGTGCTTTCAGAAAAGTCAACGGTTGCCATTCTTGAGATCTCAAACCTTAACATTGAAATAATGCAGCTTGAACTTGACTAATTTTGTTCCTTTCTTATTTTTTAGCATAATGAGTTTTATTGATATTATTTGGCATTTTTTGGCGTTCTTTAGTATTTTTCAGGCAAATTAAACCCGATTCTCTGGAAATAATATCGGAAATTATATTAGCTTCCTTGACTTTTCCATTTCAACAAGCTTTGAAGCAGCTTCTCATTAAAAATTCTAAGCTCATAAAGATTGTATCTAAAAATTAGATCTCTCATTTAAGGTTGTAATAGCCATGGAAGCAGCAGTAAAGGAACCTACAGACTCTTTACCAGGCAAGGTAAATGAAATAAAAAAAACTTCCGGAAAAAAGAAAAGTATCCTCATTTTTGCCTGCTCTGGCCTTTCTAACACAGGAAAACTTACAATGCAGGCAGCATCAGCTCTTGCTTTCAGGAGACCTGACCTGTACAGGGCTGCAGCTGCTCATAAAGGAGTTGATGCAGTTGAAGATGCCTTATCAGACGGGTTTAAGATTCTTGTCCTGGACGGCTGCTCGGACCGCTGCGCCACAAAAAAGCTCGAAGAAAGTGGGTTGAAAGCCGACGTATATATGATGGTCACTGAACTCGGGATTGAAAAAACAATGCCTTCGGATGTGAAGCCAGAATATGTAGAGAAAATTGTCAGAGCTATAAAAGAAGCCTGACTCCAACCTCCCAACATTACTTTTAACTCCTTGTTTAGAGTATTAGTATCCTCGCCTTAGAATAGCTATAAGTTCATCAGCATGAGGCATTCTTTCTTTAATTTTTGCGCAGACCGAATTGATATCATAATCGAGGCGCAGGTACTCTACTTCTCCATTTTCGGTATCAAAAACTGCACAGCTTGCTCTGGGATCTCCGTTTCTAGGCTGTCCGACTGAACCCGGATTTATAATTGTCAGGTTTCCGAGCTTCCTGTTCATGGGGATATGAGAATGCCCGACAATAAGAAATCCTGTTTCCACAGGCTCTGCTGCTTCATTTATCATATTTTGGATTTCGTCATCCTGGGTTTCAGGTTTTATGTACTCGAACATCGAGCGCGGGCTTGCATGAGTCAGGTAGAGACTTTTCCCATCAATTTCTTCTTTTATAACGAGTGGTAATTTCTGAAGATATTCTATTTCGGGTCTGTTAAGGATTTTCCAGGTATATTCCCTGGTTGCAATTGAAAGATGCTTATATTTGTACCCGCACTGGCAGTCCACCTTGAAAGCAACTGCATTGTCGTGGTTTCCTCTTATTACAGGAATTCCTTTCATACGCATAAGGTCAACACATTTGTCTGGATCAGGCCCATAGTCAACAATATCTCCGAGACAGATAACTCTATCATGAGAAACTTTTAGAACAGTCTCTAAAGCTTCATAATTTGCATGGATGTCGGCAATCAGCAGAATTCTCATATTTTCCCTTTTTCCCTTAGATTTCCGTACTTGTTTCCTTTCTTCCATTGTTTGTTTTTTATTTCCCTTTGTTTTTATCTCCCTTTATTTTTTATTTCCCTTTGTTTTATCTCCCTTTATTTTTTATTTCCCTTTGTTTTTATCTCCCTTTATTTTTTATTTTTTCTATTTTTCTCTTTAGATTCTACGTTTTATCCCTCAAACATGTAGTCCGCGTATGCCTATTCCCATTATCAGTAAATTGGTTTCCATAGGTGGATGATTCCACCCATCAGGCGAAATCGTCCTTTTATCAATGGAAATTTCGACCTGATTTTCACTAAGGCCGCAGCCTCGCATGTAATCCGCAACAAGCTTTTTCCCAAGTGTGGTTGCAGTATCAAGGGCTTCCGGATATGTATCGAATTTCAGCCTGCTGCCAGGGGCAAAGACCAGGAAATACTTATCTGGAGACATGAGACTAGCTGGACGTATTAGAATTTCAACTCTTTTAATGCCTTTTCCCACAAGGGCTCCAACTGCATTTCCTACCTCAGCGTGCTCGGGAACGAGAATTTCCGCATCAATAATTTTCGTTAACTCTTCCCTATATGCCCGGACAGGTCCTCCAAGCAACACAACCGGAATGTCCAGTTTGAATTTGGCAGGATAGTTTCCATCCAGGATTTTTGCAATGGATGTGTATGGAACGCCTGCAAGAATATAAGACAACAGATGAAGTGCCATATTCCTTGCAACCCTCTTTTTTACGGCAGTGCAAAACTCTCCTGGGGTCATGCGCATAAGTCTTGCAAGCCTTTCTGCGCCTATCCTGGAAGCTTCGGCATTCCAGGCTGTATACTCTCCCAGTACATGCAAAGCATCAGTAGGGGTAAAGCCAATTGCCTGTACGAGGCGTTTTCTGGTAAGGGAATCTAATGTCTGAGGATAGACATCTTTTCGGATAAGTGCGTTGATTTCAGTTACCGAAACAGGCTCTTCCCCGATGACCTCCAGTACCTCGGCTTCAGCTCTGCTCAGTTCTCCGGTAGGGTAGCCGGATCTTACAAAAAACTTTGTTGGCTGAATGTTTTCTCCAAGATCTTCTCTGGCATGCATAGGCGTTCTTTTGAGGTTGTTCAAGAAATCAGGATACTTTACCGCAGCTACTGCCAGAGGAATGACTCGCCTGGGACCAAGGAAGAGTTCCCTGTTAACGGTCCAGATATGGCTGTCCCCACCTGTAGCCGTCGTCTCCATCCTTATTGCCCTGACACGGGTCTTCCAGCCTCCTACAACGGCTCCTTCGTCGCTCAGGTCGGGAACGCCCATACAGATTGAGGAGATGTCAGTGCTTGTGCCACCTACGTCCACAACTGCGCAGGTCTTGAGCCCTGAAAGGTAAGAAGCTCCTACAAGGCTTGCTGCAGGGCCTGAAAAGATAGTTTCAATGGGTTTTTTCAGGGCATCTTTTATTCCCACTACCGAACCATCGCATTTGAGCATAAGTAGCCGTGCGTTAATCCCACGCTTCGTGATATCTGAAATAATGGACTTCACAAACTGCCTTGTTATAGGGATGAGCTGGGCATTGAGAAAAGCCGTTACAGCCCTTTCGTAAGCTCCCAGTTCCTGGGAAAGCTCATGGCCGCAGACCGCAGGCAGCCCCGTAAGTTCAAGAATCAAGTCTCTGGCCTTGATTTCATGTTCAGGATTTCTTGTGCTAAAATAGGACGATATTGCAAAAGCTGAAACCTTATCCTTGACCCGCAGAGCAAACTTCTCGATAGCTTCAAGGTCAAGGGCAGCAACCTCTTCTCCATTGTGGTTATGCCCGCCTGCAGCAAAAAGTACATGTTCTGCCGGTAATTCTTTTTCGACCGGATGGTCTCCTATAAGGATAAGGGCTACAGGAAAACCTGTGCCTTCAAGAATTGTATTGGTTGAAAGGGTCGTTGAGACCGAAACCAGCTTTACGTTTTCGAGAT belongs to Methanosarcina barkeri 3 and includes:
- the queD gene encoding 6-carboxytetrahydropterin synthase QueD; translation: MTKMRLGVIDYIDSAHYLPGHGKCGRVHGHTYKIEVLVEGEVRESGMVIDFYDLKKGIKETLEEYDHTLLNEILEFPSSEHLCQHIHSRLLERFGFPLQVKVWEGEGKWCEMDNFSE
- a CDS encoding 7-carboxy-7-deazaguanine synthase QueE — encoded protein: MTTSDFISAPIREVFCSVQGEGPYVGVRQAFVRFSGCNLNCNYCDTDFANPGTCDYEQVEGSGSFEKIKNPVSVGQLEVMLHPFNKLHSVSLTGGEPLMHADFIETLNLALPLYLESNMTLPEQARKLTEKVTYVSGDFKLPASLRDIGSEARETHMENTVECFRLLRKNHSRDCFCKIVVDNSTELEVVTSAVEAIVPYVSCVILQPETPIGRDVTNLRPSGSIQASVQNIMQLQKSLLEIIDTRVIPQTHRMWGCL
- a CDS encoding DUF366 family protein → MKCIVLPEKFDYDGSQISSLWAYNSFGVQEDSVVVFRGACDVKIEHMIDLEDRRANESIWSEDMVSFIIEHFDSTDLKLIYARQRFFTALVREYLSDFGVHTTREGDDLFLNGKKLTVSIASTSAVSQKIHFGINVSHNVYGNLKDAGIGEDKQVANFMQAVGKAYVREFEDIEKDLRKSRPLGII
- the queC gene encoding 7-cyano-7-deazaguanine synthase QueC: MKAITLLSSGLDSVAALAIAAEDFGIEMAITFDYGQRAREREIEYSRKVCEYFEIEHRVIKLDWLSEITSTSLVNRDVEVPALSFEDIGETAPSEITDASAKAVWVPNRNGVMLNISGSFAESRKCDYIVVGFNGEEAGTFPDNSLAYVQAMDRAFSYSTQNGVKIFAPLIELGKTEIVRRALEAKAPLEYSWSCYHGGDIPCGECESCVRRARAFKNTGVKDPLLERLGI
- a CDS encoding metallophosphoesterase: MIGIISDSHDNINAIQKAVELFNGKNVKAVLHAGDLVSPFTARAFRELESKFYFVFGNNDGDKVTLTKRFEEIGATSCGDFGDLTIDGLHIALLHGTNETLVKALAKSGEFDVVVRGHTHEPGVKIIEGVPVINPGEASGVLSEKSTVAILEISNLNIEIMQLELD
- a CDS encoding putative zinc-binding protein: MEAAVKEPTDSLPGKVNEIKKTSGKKKSILIFACSGLSNTGKLTMQAASALAFRRPDLYRAAAAHKGVDAVEDALSDGFKILVLDGCSDRCATKKLEESGLKADVYMMVTELGIEKTMPSDVKPEYVEKIVRAIKEA
- a CDS encoding metallophosphoesterase gives rise to the protein MRILLIADIHANYEALETVLKVSHDRVICLGDIVDYGPDPDKCVDLMRMKGIPVIRGNHDNAVAFKVDCQCGYKYKHLSIATREYTWKILNRPEIEYLQKLPLVIKEEIDGKSLYLTHASPRSMFEYIKPETQDDEIQNMINEAAEPVETGFLIVGHSHIPMNRKLGNLTIINPGSVGQPRNGDPRASCAVFDTENGEVEYLRLDYDINSVCAKIKERMPHADELIAILRRGY
- a CDS encoding hydantoinase/oxoprolinase family protein; translated protein: MHYSLGIDAGGTYTDAALVGDSDGKIVDSNKALTTYPDPLEGIKNVIDGLNPEYLENVKLVSVSTTLSTNTILEGTGFPVALILIGDHPVEKELPAEHVLFAAGGHNHNGEEVAALDLEAIEKFALRVKDKVSAFAISSYFSTRNPEHEIKARDLILELTGLPAVCGHELSQELGAYERAVTAFLNAQLIPITRQFVKSIISDITKRGINARLLMLKCDGSVVGIKDALKKPIETIFSGPAASLVGASYLSGLKTCAVVDVGGTSTDISSICMGVPDLSDEGAVVGGWKTRVRAIRMETTATGGDSHIWTVNRELFLGPRRVIPLAVAAVKYPDFLNNLKRTPMHAREDLGENIQPTKFFVRSGYPTGELSRAEAEVLEVIGEEPVSVTEINALIRKDVYPQTLDSLTRKRLVQAIGFTPTDALHVLGEYTAWNAEASRIGAERLARLMRMTPGEFCTAVKKRVARNMALHLLSYILAGVPYTSIAKILDGNYPAKFKLDIPVVLLGGPVRAYREELTKIIDAEILVPEHAEVGNAVGALVGKGIKRVEILIRPASLMSPDKYFLVFAPGSRLKFDTYPEALDTATTLGKKLVADYMRGCGLSENQVEISIDKRTISPDGWNHPPMETNLLIMGIGIRGLHV